Below is a window of Scatophagus argus isolate fScaArg1 chromosome 24, fScaArg1.pri, whole genome shotgun sequence DNA.
TTCAAACTACCTGAAATTTACAgcagatttatttctgtgtacatTTTGGAATTTTCCTAGAAACACCACCATGTTTGCCAAACTCCAGCttaaataagcaaaataaaatttacagAATGTCACCCTGGTTTGCCAAAATTCAATTCTCCTAAGAAAGATAACCTTTTAAGTTCAGTTTTCAGATATATCATTACTTCAGTCATAGTTTTAGTGAAAATTGTGTACAGGGAGGTGTGTGGATTACCCAGAATAACCAGAAATTGGCCTGTGCATATCTGCATGTTGAAATACTGATGTGACCGAGATTGATAACAAGCTTTAACTCCTGATAACAGATGAAAACGCAGTAAATTTTTCAGCTGTGAAGACTCAAATAACAGCTTGAACAAGAGTAAATAACCTCTTAATGAACCCATCCAGACATCCTAACAAAGAGAAAGCACTTCTGCACATGTTTAAACGTGACAGGTAATGTTATTATAATTGTCAAAGTGGCAATGTAGATCAGTTGCAAATGTTAAAATCAAACATCGTGTGTGGACGTGcactgagagaaaaatattaGTTAGTGTCTGTTGTGTTGCTGGCAGTTCACTCTCCGGTGACCATATCTGTTTTGTGTCTCCAGCACTGTGCGTTCGTTTCATAACCAAGCGTTTCATTGGTGAATACGACCATAAAAAGGGTAAGACTTAAGTAAATAATTACCACATTAAACTTAATTGCTATGGAAAATAtaagtaaaatgtgttttactgcagaAGTGACCTACAGATGCAGTCGAGTGGTGGACCAGGAAGCTGTCGAGCTAGAGATTCTGGATATCGCTTGTAAGGTAAATTGTGgcttctatttatttatttttttttctcaaaaaacatatttactaGTTTAAGCTACCTAATCTTAAACCCAAAGTTTGTAAAATACTTAAAAGCAGTGGTGGACACAGGTTGTCTGAGGGTCAGgggtaataaaaataaactaaatgcCAACTGTATACAGTGAGGCCGCAACACACAGAAATTTGTAATGCaatattaaaattgttttattttcatttattatgtcctggaaaacattttgtcatgtttcaggaCAGTATTGCAACGTTTTTTAAAACACGGGGGCTGCAGAGAGTTAATTGTGAAGGCCGACACCACCCTAAACTCTTTATCAAATATAAAGCTAGAGCTAGCATGTGTTTAGCTTACCTTAGCTTTTGCTGGGAACAGGaagaacaaaattaaaaaaataaacaaaaaaacaaaaaacaaacaaacaaaaaaaacgccTACAAGCACTTATGAATTTTACAATGTATAGTTTAACAAATTAAGATGTTAATTTGTCAAATTTAGGTGTtgtaaatgattttttaaaattttggacagaaccaggctagctgtGTCCATCTTTTTCTagtctttaagctaagctaagctaattgccGTCTGGCTCTGGCTTCACAGACATAAGaatatcaatttttttttttaaatatatggaTAAGTGTAGTGAGTTCACCTCAGTCAGTGTTTCCGACATGACTGTTATATAGTACATGATGTTACGTCCCTCAGGAGAGCTCTTCGGCTTCTTTGGAGTCGTCCATCCGCTGGGCAGACGGTTTCCTGCTAGTCTACTCCATAACGCATCGCCTCAGCTTCCTGGAGGTCCCTCGACTCAAGAACCTCATCGACCAAACCAAACAGAGTCTGGGTAGGAAACTTATTGCTCAAGATACGTAAAATAATTTGTGCTCTCCCTTTTCTCCAGTGTCCTTTTATTGAAAATATAATACCAACATCATGAGTAGCAACTGCATACAGATGACTTAGAGACATGAAACTTACACAACTAACTGACATACCAGCTGCTGAACTCCTGAACCAGCAGTGTGATCTCCACAGTAACAGTGTGTGCGCTCTGTTTGCTCTTTAAGTCAAGTGAGTCTCTGCTCTAACACCGTCTGACGTCTGTCTATTGTCAcctttacatacacacacacacacacatgcagccacgcacacatgcacaaatgaaGCGGGCATGCATTCCATACTTGGTAGGCCGTCCTGTGCTCTGTAGGTAACCTCCCAACTCTGCATGCCATAGCATCATTCCATCAGTTTATTgtcactttctctcactctgtgtgtgtgtgtgtgtctcagttgtTCCCACAGTGCTGGTAGCCAATAAGGCAGACCTGGAAATTGGCAGGGAGGTGACAACAGAGGAAGGGCAGAGATTGGCCAAGGATTTAAGGTTTGTGAGTGtttgcaatttttatttttcacttcttttctcattttacttCACAATCAATATTTTCCTCttggttatttttttccatcttgaATATGAATATCTGGATATTCATATGTGTTAAAGTGTGAATGTTATTTTGTTAGTTTGGAGTAACAAAATGTATATAATGTGTCATTTATAAAGGATTTTGCCATTATAAAGTATACACCCACACAAAGAGTTCTGCCATGAGGTACGACTTGAGCTTTTTTCATATTATAGCCTGCATTAATTGATACAATTTTAAGTCTTATTGCTATGCACTCATTTTGAACAGTCAAAATGTGCTGAATTAGCTATGAGCTgttcctgtttgcagtgtggCTGTGGAGTACATTATACAGCACACGCCTAATTTAGTCATCAGATATGTACTGGTCAGGTGTGGTCATATTGATGCCAAGTGTAACatccagcgtgtgtgtgtgtgtgtgtgtgcgcgtgtagGTGCAGTTTCAGAGAGCTGTCGGTGGCAGAAGCTGTTTTAGCTGTGGAGGCAGCAGTGTTTCAGCTCATCAGGTTTGGATCATCTGAATTCTAACTTAACTGACGTATGCTCAAAACAGACTGCCGATAGCGGACACTGGTGCTGATGTCTTATTCACTGTTTCCGATAGGCTGGTGTTGGATCAGCAGCGGCCTCTGCCTGACCGCCGCTCCTACATGCTGACTGTTCGCCACGCTTTGACCAGGAAACTGACCAGATCCAAGACCATGCAGTGGTGACACACCCCGCCCACCCCCTCGGGTGCACGAACAGTTCACCTGTTGTTACTGTGGGACATTTTTGGGAAACTGTGTCTTGTCTGATTTCAGAAGAATTTTACTTCCAGACTGAATTTATGATATCAGCACTTTGGTATTCACTGGCTGTTGAAAGTTAAAGATATATTGAATCCTCTTATCACTCAGGATGCAGGGAGGAAACTTGTTGAACTCCAGGTCCGAAAGGGTTCAAGGCGTCTACGGAATGTGTGGACCGTTTTTCCACTAATGACTTCTAGCATAAGCCTGCAGCTTCTGGCTTAGTTTGGTGAGGTCAACAGGATTGTGCAGGAAAAGAGTACATcacaaaaatgaccaaatttTAAACACTGtagataaaaaacataaaggGCACTTTGATGCAAGTTTCAACTAAACTGATcaaacatataaaaacacatgagtGAGCCCAACTACAGTTTCCAGTTTAGGAGATATTGCAGGACAGTTCCAGCTCAGCTGAAGGTTATCTGGGAAACAGGTTGGATCCAGATGAAAGCAACATTAGGAGAAATACAGCAATGTGTACAGAGTTGGGGTGAGCTTCAGTAATGGGTGATCATATCAGCCCCTCTCATCCCCTTTAAAAGCAAACAGACCGGGAACAGCAAATATACAATGGGCCAAATTTAGATATAGAACAAGTTATTTTAGAAGACATTAATATCTGTGCAGTCAGGGTAGAGGTGCCATGAGGTAACTGCACATGTAACCAATTGCACTCGTGCATTCCTGTACCTTTACTGTACACATGCACAGCAATTCCAAACAAAAGTTTGTTTAAGCCAGTACATGATTGTAAATTGTAAACCGAGAGCCACAGAAGTTTGTGTCCTAATTTGTTATGTAATATATTTTCCAGTAGAGGGCGATAGAGTTCTTGCATCTGGTGCAGACTTACCACAGTTATGCAGCATGTCAAATACACTATTTGGCCAAAGGTGTAAGAATACCCCTGGTGTGGAAAAAGTTCACTAGCCTcacaaagccctgacctcaacaccaTCGAAAGCCTGTGGGACAAATTAGACTGCTGACCTTGAGCCAGGCCTTGTGGCCCAACATCAGTGAGATCCAAAATCTTACAAAACCTTCCCAGAACAACGAAGGCTGGTTTAACagcaaatgaatgttttttttctttgagacaTTTAAGAATCACAAATATCTGTAATGTTAGTGTGTCCACGTACTTTTTGCAAGTCTGTCAGGttcactttttttatattttgacatTGTCATGTGTAATTTGTACAAGCATCAAGCCAGTCAATTAATGAAGCAGCCACTGTAGTCCATCAGTTGGGTTGAGTAAAACAGTTAAACTTGCCCTTGTTGTAGGAGTTTGTAGATGATGTAACAGTGTGTTAGGAATGAGACTGGCTTTGATTACAGTCTTGGCATGATTTGACTTATTCTCTGTTCCTTTCCATGTATCCTCGGTGCTCACTCTGAACTTCTGAACTTTATGATCAGCGAGAGACGTCTGAAAAAAAGAGGGACAGGAAAAAGCAAGTCAGTGAGCTGCAGAAAATAAGACAGACTATAAGAAGGACGGAAAATGTTTGGCTTCTTTGACATCTTATTTGTCCATAAGGAGCACAAAAAGGAAAGGGGAGCTGCTCAGTTGCAGCCACTCTGAGTGAGGCCACAGCGTTTATACACACTGCTCTATCTCCAGCCACTCGTAAAAGCATTATGGGAAAATTGACTGTGTGCTTACTCTTCATCTCGCCGTTACATCCACCCCCATTACCTTTTATTATACACTCCACCCAGCTACCACCAACCAACCAGCCGCAGAACTCCACTGGGCTTCATGTACAAACACAGAGGATTACAAACAAACTTTACATTATATCAGTCCCCATTTGGACACTATGGCTGGCATTTTTCAGAATTGGCCCTTTAGCGTTTGTATTAGTTTATATagcagttttcacttttaatggCGGAGTCCACCTTTCCCGTGCAGGATTCAAGTTGTATAGACAAGGGTTGCACCAGAAATTATGCATAAATATAGTGAACTGAATCTCAAAGCGGGATTCAGGGATTCCCAAGGGGTCCTTGAGGTGGTTCCAGGGGATCTACAGCAAAAAGAGGAATACTTAATATTCACTGTAGTTCCATCCTAACTACAGGATGTATGACTATTTTGGTCATgtttcatacattttctattataaaacatctaaaatcaAAATTCTGAGCGAAATCTTATTAAATGGGGATTTGTagtctaatttgtgtcagtttaggggtcTTTGAAGTGGAAAAAATGGAGAACAGTTGACATAGGCTACGggacagaaatgacaaaagccatgttctttttccctctcttctttatTTAACTACTGTGACTTGATGAATCCTCTTGGACCACAATTTCCTTggctgcactgtaaacagatgcaaaaacagtttctctctcttctgtagCATTTTTGACAGTATGCTGCTTGAGGCCTATTGCTGCTCCCATAAATGGAATTTTGAACTTTTGCAGGTATCTCAGCGGTGGGGGAAGTAATCACATACATACTACACATACatactaaaataaaattcagagtATCAAgtataaaagttaaaagtgcTCAGAATGGTTTCtggttatattattattatagaatctgatattattctgttttaatcaccaacaaatacaaatacaagcATTTTCATGTTATAGTTTTTCAATGTCAAGGCAATTTTAGATACGGGTGGATTAGTAATATAGTACTGCATCACAACATGGAAGGTCAAAATTGTCCTCAAGcacaatacttgagtaaatgtatttggtTACGTTTCACCCCTGGGGGATCTGTGTTATTAAAATGCACCTGCTGTTACCATCAGTAACCACAGGTGTCGCCAAATCCTCCATGACTGGAATCTTAAAGACAGAAAGTTAAATTGCTATTGCTTAACTGTTTacaatgttgaaatattttcaccAAATCGtccaaatcaacaaaaaacatgtttgtaatTACCCTCCAGAACGACACATAGcttctaaatgtttttttttatctgaaatgttatgttttgtttaggtttaggcacaaaaattACTTTGCTAGGGAAGATGATGGTCATAATACAGGACTATCATTTTGGGTCAAGGTCCCCCTTCTTGCTTTTTCCAGAAATCTCTGTGGATTGTGTGATTGTGGTAATTGTGATTGTAAAAGTGTTCAGTAACTTGAGTTAAGATTATTTTTGACAAACAGTAGGAATTGCTTTTAACATACACCTGTATATCCTAGCTTGACTTAAGGTGAGATGGCAAATGAAGTAATTGTGTTGGTGGCTGAGAGGTCCTTCTTTGAGCCCCAAAAAATGTTGTGCCAGCCCTGACCGCTATAGTTTAATGTTAACAGACTGCTTGGAATTAGAAGTCATTAATATCAAAATATGAATTTATATTCCCCACCATGAGTGAGTGCCACAGTGAATACACTCAAGCCTCTTAACTGGGTCTGCACAGGAGTGAGAAATAGAGATTATGTGTGGTAGAACCCATCATtgactcacacagagacatataaaCAGTTTGTTCTCCACCTCAGTGCTTTGTGATGTCAACAAACCTGAGTGGAtttgagagacagaagaggatgaTGACAACAATGAATGTTTGGAGaagtgatgacatcacagtggTCACCAAGGAGACAAAAGGTCAAAACCCCAAGTCACCAGGCTCAGAATAGAGGATGAGTCATACTTGCATCATTGCACCAAAATCCAATCAGAGAGCTCCCTGTCACAATCTGCATTTACAGACGACCAACCACTCACAGAGATATTCCATTCTTATCAGTTTATGTGAATAACATTGATATAACGTTAAAACAATCAAATGTATTGCTCTAACCCTGACTAAGGTATTATTTGG
It encodes the following:
- the zgc:110699 gene encoding ras-related and estrogen-regulated growth inhibitor produces the protein MWILFHNVCIVSLFCESACGFVLLLLQSPPLFCSGGFSCRCRRKAKIGPNGKMVPVKILILGTQNTGKTALCVRFITKRFIGEYDHKKEVTYRCSRVVDQEAVELEILDIACKESSSASLESSIRWADGFLLVYSITHRLSFLEVPRLKNLIDQTKQSLVVPTVLVANKADLEIGREVTTEEGQRLAKDLRCSFRELSVAEAVLAVEAAVFQLIRLVLDQQRPLPDRRSYMLTVRHALTRKLTRSKTMQW